CGATTTGCCCAAATTCATGAGCGCGACGATTACCCGCAAAGACGGATCAACTTCACGGATTACATGCGCGAATTTAGAAACGGTTCCGGGGAAATAACAGGAATTAAAGTAAGCGGCATGCAATAAATGACTCGGGCGGATTAATGGAATCCGTTGAGATCTCATGCCGGGGAGGCTTGCTCGGCCCTTTCACTTTCCTGCACGTCGAGATGTCGATCTCGCACATGTAAAACGTGCGAAGGTCCGATAATGCGTCGTGTAAAGACCGTTTTACGAGCGTTTGAGTGAGATAAGGGTACAGGCGATTCGTACAAGACTTGGAAGAGTTGAGGTTTGCATTCGTAGAGACAACGATCTGATCGCGACTCCCGTAAGCCGATTGGTGAACAGCCCGAAGTCGGATGATCCGCGGTGCTTGAACCCGCTGTGAGCGTGTTCATAAACGCGAGGCAGTTCACCGCATCCGGCAGCGCGAAGTAATACACAAGATCGAGGTATTAGCTAAGCGGTTTGATCTAAGTGCAGCGGCATTCGCAGTGTTTGAAGTGTCAGCGACTTGGTCTTGCCCGCCTTCACTTGCGCAGCCTGGAATGTCGTCAGGTGGTTGTTCTTCACCAATTCGGCGACGAGCTCATCGGCATCTTTAGGAGCGGCTTTCGGCGGGACGAAATTTTCCAGCTTCCGTTGCGCGACGACCGGAGGGAGGAAACCAGAGCCGTTTTTTCCCGATTTACTTACAGTGCTTACGGCGGCAACCGCTCCAGGCAGTCATCGTTAGAGTTCGCCGTTCACCATGCAGTTGGGCAAAAATAGGCGCAGCGCCATCTCTTTTACAAAACTAAACGTGTCGTGTACCGAGAGTTCCTTCAGCGATTGAAGGTCACAGAGCACGGATACGGACGCATCCGTCAAGCGAGGATTGCCGTTCAACACGAACCACGTTAGCTCGCTCAGGTTCGCAAGGTGCGCGAGCTGCTCGTCCGTCAGATCGCAATTATTAAGGTTCAATTTCCGCAAGCCCTTGAGACTGCCGATTGCCGCTGCCCCATCCCCCACTCGGACGTCGCTGATTCGAAGCTCTTCCAAGTGCTGGAGTCGCGGAAGGAGTTGGAGGCCTCGACCCGTTACTTTCGTACGGCTGAGGTTGAGCTCGCGCAATTCGGACAGCCGAGCGATCGCTTCAAGACCTACGTCGGTAATCGGGTTGCCGTTCAAATCAAGCGTACGCAACGCCGGGAACCGAGAGAGGACCTCGAGTTGGTGGTCGGTCAAGCCGCTATTGGATAGGCACAATTTGGTGACCGGTTCGCGCGGCTCTGCCGTCAGACCGAGTCGCATCATCAGACACACCGCAAAACTCTGGCCATTGCCAAAGAGTAAGGATGGTCGGTCGAGGACCGTTTTCAGCAATGCCTCGGCTGCCGGTCGGGCGGCCTGTTTCACTTCGGCGACCCGCTCGATCCACGCTGAGTGGACGGGATTAGGATCCTGCGGCGGCTTCTCGGTTAGGAGCCGGCCGAGAGCCTCGGCCAGCACCATCGTTCGCAGCGGATGCTGCCGGGCATGTTCCCGCGCCGCGTCGAGGCTCGGGGCACACAGCTTGTCTACGAACCAATCGGGCAACGCTCTGTCAGCACATACGCCGGCGAAGTCCTCCCAGTCGCCGCTTTCAAGACTGGCTGCTCTGAGGAACGAGTCGACCTCGTCCTCACGGAATGGCGATACGGCTGCCCAAGCCCAGAGGACCGCTTCGCGAAGCGAGCCCACAGGACAGCGGCTGAAGCGAAACGCGTCGTTCGCGGCCCCCAACATCGCCACGTACGACTCCGCAAAGTCGAGCAGAATCGCTTCGGGCCGGAAGAGGTCCGGGCGCGGGGTTTCCTCGATGTGGGCCAGAATGTCCTCCGGCAGCGCGCGATCGCCGTGGGGATGCCGCGCCAACCGTTCTTCGGCAACACGGCGATCGGCAGGCGTGGGGGCCGTTTCCGTCTGCAGCCGCAACGCCCACACTTCGTCGAGGGATACGGCATAGTCTTCCGGAACCGCGATCGTGTAGTCGCGCCCCACGACGTCGTAGACCCAGACGTGGATCTTCTCATAGTCGGACGGAGGTGTCCTTGAATGGTCCCCGGGCGCTTTGCGCATGACCGAGCGAGTTTCCTGCCGGCGATTGTCGAGCCTTTGGCCCAACTCGATCAACGGGATGGCGATGCGGACCGGCGGATCCTCGGCGCCCCTCTTCGTCGATTGTAATCTGCGAAATTCAGACATTGTGGAATGCTCCGGGCAGATGTTGAAGAGTCGCACGGCACCGCTTCATAGCTCCGGCCTTACTGACTGCGCTCCGTCACCATAATCCTCAGCGTCGCTCAGCTCCGAAACGCCGCTCTTTTTTCCGCAATAAATTCGGCGTGGTGCGGGATGTGGTTCGTGACTCTCGTCAGGAGTGTTTCCAGCGTCATCGGTCCGGCTTCGGAATGGATTCCTTGGCGCTGAAAGCTTTCCGCCGGCAACGTCCGCAATATGCGCGTCATTTGTTTGCGGACCAACTCGATCAACGACAACTCTTCCTGCACGTCTCGCTCGGGAATCGCCAGCTTGGGAACGTGCAAGTCCGGATCGAGCCCTAACAATGTCGGCCGCTCTTCGGCGAGCACGCGCTTCATCCGGTCGGCGTAGAGCAGCTCGGCGTCGGCCAGATGGCAGACGATTTCGTGCGTCGTCCATTTCGCCGGCAAGGGACGAGCAAGCAGCTGCTCGGTCGTCATCCCCGCGATCGCAGCCCGCAGGTGTTCGGCCCCTTGCGCATAGCGGTCGAGCAGTTCGCTGATATTCGTCACGGCAGCTCCTTTTAAGTCGTCCTTTCTATACGCCCTTTCCGTTCGTCCTTTCCATCTGCACAGAGAATACACGACGACGTCGTTCAACGCTCGTCTCACCGGCCGCCGACCAAGCCTTGCAGATACTCGGCGATGACGTGCTCGTGCCCGCTTTTCGCCGTGCAGGCCGTGTAGCCGTCCGGTCGGATGAGCCAGATGCCGGCGGCACCGAGCGGCGGGCGAACGACCGGGTCGAGCAGTTCCGGGAACTGCTTTACGAGCCGGTAGACATCGTCGGTCGGCTCCGCGCAGAGTGCGAATCGGGCCTGGCTTCCCGCGCCGATCGGCGTTTGTCCGGCGATCGGCACCATGCGTTCGCCGGGAGTGGGTCCGCCGAGGCCGTGCGCCGCGGCTCCGTTGAGCGGGCCGGCGTCGTAGCCGATCGAGACTTCGGTCATCGTGTTGACGATCGCGCTACGCACCGGCGCCAGCCCCAGCATGAAGCGGCCGATCAGGTTGCGCACGGCCTGTGCGGCGTGGTTTTTCATGACGGCGACGGCGGTCAATCGGCCGGCGGCTTTCAGCACTTCCTCGCCGACGGCGCTCCGCTCGATGCTATAGCTTTCGAGCAACGCCCCTTCCGCGCAAACGCCGCGGCATACCAACGACAATTTCCAGGCGAGATTGATTGCGTCTTGCATGCCGGTGTTCATCCCTTGTCCGCCGGCCGGGCTATGCACATGCGCGGCATCGCCGGCGACGAACACCCGGCCCGACCGATAATCGGCGACCTTACGCTCGTTGATTCGAAAGGCCGCCAACCAAATCGGATCGGCCGCAACCATTCCGCCCGGCCCGCGCCGGTCGATGATGGCTTGGATTTCCTCGAGTGTCGGATCGACCGGCGCAACTCCAGCCGGCAAGTCGACATCGGCGATTACGCGAAACCGGCCCGGCGAGATCGGAAACACGACGAACACACCGTCGGCATGCCAATACGTCGCGATCTCCGCTTCAGGAAACGGATAACCTCGGAGGTGGATATCGCCCAAGATCCAATTGCTCTGGAGCGTGTTGCCGAGAAACGGGAGGCCGAGCCCATGCCGCACGGCGCTATGCGCACCGTCGCAGCCGATGAGCCATGCGGTTTCCAAGGTCTCTTCGCGGCCGTCGGCATGGCGCAAAAGCGAAGTCGCGCCGTTGTCGTGTTGCGTGAACGACGCCAACTCGACTTGCCGCTCGACCGCGACCCCGAGGCTGCGCAAGTGATCTTCCAACAGCCGCTCGGTCTCCGACTGCGGCAACATCAGCGCGAACGGGTAGGGGCTGTCGACCGTCGAGATGCCGATATGACCGATCTGCTTGTCGCCGGCCACGATATTGGCGCCGGTCACCTTGCGCCCGGCGGCGACGAACGTCTCGCTGCAGCCGGCGCGGTCGAGCAGCTCGAGCGTGCGGCTCCAGACGACGAGTGCTTTCGACTTGTCGGTGCGCGCGGCCGATTTATCGACGATCCGCACCGCCACGCCGTAACGAGCCAGTTCCGAGGCCATCGTCAATCCGACAGGACCCGCTCCGACGACCAACACCTGCGTCTTCATCGCTGCACTCCGGAGTTAGATTCGCAAGCTTTCACGACGATCTATCGCGCGTTGATCTATCGTACAGTGATCTATCGCTCGCTTACTTTCTCCGAACGTGCCCGTTTTCGCAATCGTTCGCCTGCGACGGCGCTTGCTAAACTTCGGTGGCGCAAGAAACAAAAAAACCGCGGCGAAGAGATTGCTCTCCTCGCCGCGGCGATCACTTTCGCTGTCGAAGCCTTTGAGTCGGCTTCGACGATTTCTCTTTCTAACGATCCGCATCCTTCGCGTATCGCGAACTCAACCTCCACTCACTTCGGTTACGGAACAACCACCGCCGCAGGAGCATCGTTCACGGTCGGAGCAAGGTTGTTATAGGAATTGACATTGCTGTCGATCGTGGTGCCGAGCGAATCGACGACCCCCTTGAGTTGAGCTGCCTTGCCGTTTCCGTAGATCGCAAAGATGGCGATATAGCGAGCGTAGTAGCTGCTCGATTGGGCTGGGTCCCGCGAAGACGAAGCCATGATTTCGGCGAGGTTCGATTTCGGGCCGAGGCCAAACGCAACCAACCGCGTGCCGGTCGGCAGAACACCACCCTGATAGCCGAGCGACGTAATGAGATCGGTCGCCGTGCTTTGGACGAAAGCCAACTTCTGCGAGCCGATGCTCGTCGGGTTACGAATCGTGATCGCACTATTGCTGGGATCCGTGACCGTCGTAGCCTCGGAGTGGTCGTAGAAAAAATAACCATTCGTGCCGGGCACGAAGGAGTGGCCGAACGACTGGGAATACTGAAGACCGGAAACGGAGACGGTTTCGGGCGCGAAATAGGTCTTAATGCCGATGACGCCTCCCTGGGCTCCGTAATCATGGCTCCAGAGCTTGCCGTAGATCGCAGCCCCGGCGGCCGTGGTCAACGTATCGAGGCCCATCGGGTAGGTGCCGGTCGAAGTCCGGTAGGTTTCGATGGTGCTTACGAGTTGCTGCTGCGTAGCTGCCGCACCGGCTGCCGCAGCCCGCTCGCGCATGAAGCCGAGCTTCGGAATCACCAATCCGGCCAAGACCGCCAAGATGGCGACGACCACGACCAACTCAATCAACGTCAGACCGCGGCGAACGGTCGTCACAGAACTACGAACCATAGAGAACTCCTAACAAAATGAGAAAACGAGAAGCAGGAACCAATCCGACGGACGACGACGAACAACGCCGTCGATCCGTCATGCGAGCTCGGACCTTCTCAGCTAGCTGAGGAATCCTCTTTCCGACCTCCGGAAGTCTGCTGGAGAGACTACCGAAGCCGAAACGAGCATTGACCTAGCGAGCGTTGCCTTCGCCGAAGACGGAAGGCCGGGCCGCGTTGGGACCTGCTTATTGAGATCGCATTTCATTAACTTAACGGATTGTAATAACCCCACTTGCCCCGTCAAGCGGCGATTTCATTATTTCAATGAGCTCGATTTTCCTTTGATTTATGCAGTTTTCTCGGCATTCCACTTCAGCCGAAGCACGAAAGCCGATTTCCACGCATCCATCTATCGATACTATGTCTCATATAAAAAAAGAAGATATGGAAGGGGACGGAGTCCCCCAGCCCTGTACAAGCGAGGCTTCATGATCCCCACGATCCTGACCCTTGACGAAGCGCGCCGCGGCACGCTACGAAGACGTCCGTTCGTACCGAAACAGCCGCCGATCGACGCGGCCCCGTTCACGTCTCCCTTGTGCCTAGGAAGCCCAATGCATATCCAGCCCTATCTCATTTTCAGCGGCCGTTGCGACGAGGCCCTCGCCTTCTACACCCAGGCGATCGGCGCTAAAGTCCTGACCCGACTCCGCTTCAAAGATAGTCCCGTCCCTCAGCCTCCAGGCACGCTCGCGCCGGGCATGGAAGA
This sequence is a window from Planctomycetia bacterium. Protein-coding genes within it:
- a CDS encoding FAD-dependent monooxygenase, with the protein product MKTQVLVVGAGPVGLTMASELARYGVAVRIVDKSAARTDKSKALVVWSRTLELLDRAGCSETFVAAGRKVTGANIVAGDKQIGHIGISTVDSPYPFALMLPQSETERLLEDHLRSLGVAVERQVELASFTQHDNGATSLLRHADGREETLETAWLIGCDGAHSAVRHGLGLPFLGNTLQSNWILGDIHLRGYPFPEAEIATYWHADGVFVVFPISPGRFRVIADVDLPAGVAPVDPTLEEIQAIIDRRGPGGMVAADPIWLAAFRINERKVADYRSGRVFVAGDAAHVHSPAGGQGMNTGMQDAINLAWKLSLVCRGVCAEGALLESYSIERSAVGEEVLKAAGRLTAVAVMKNHAAQAVRNLIGRFMLGLAPVRSAIVNTMTEVSIGYDAGPLNGAAAHGLGGPTPGERMVPIAGQTPIGAGSQARFALCAEPTDDVYRLVKQFPELLDPVVRPPLGAAGIWLIRPDGYTACTAKSGHEHVIAEYLQGLVGGR
- a CDS encoding DinB family protein — encoded protein: MTNISELLDRYAQGAEHLRAAIAGMTTEQLLARPLPAKWTTHEIVCHLADAELLYADRMKRVLAEERPTLLGLDPDLHVPKLAIPERDVQEELSLIELVRKQMTRILRTLPAESFQRQGIHSEAGPMTLETLLTRVTNHIPHHAEFIAEKRAAFRS
- a CDS encoding prepilin-type N-terminal cleavage/methylation domain-containing protein → MVRSSVTTVRRGLTLIELVVVVAILAVLAGLVIPKLGFMRERAAAAGAAATQQQLVSTIETYRTSTGTYPMGLDTLTTAAGAAIYGKLWSHDYGAQGGVIGIKTYFAPETVSVSGLQYSQSFGHSFVPGTNGYFFYDHSEATTVTDPSNSAITIRNPTSIGSQKLAFVQSTATDLITSLGYQGGVLPTGTRLVAFGLGPKSNLAEIMASSSRDPAQSSSYYARYIAIFAIYGNGKAAQLKGVVDSLGTTIDSNVNSYNNLAPTVNDAPAAVVVP